The Stenotrophomonas indicatrix DNA segment GCCGGCGCTCCTGGCGGATCTGCTGCAGGCGGTCGGGGTCGATGGTCAGGCCGAACAGCTTGCGTCGGTAGTTGCGCAGCCGTGGCGGCAGGCGGTCGCTCTCCAGATCCTCGTCGGTCAACGGGTAGTTGGCCGCGCGCACCCCGTAGTGCAGCGCCAGATAGATGCAGGTGGGCGTCTTGCCGGCCCGCGACACCGCCACCAGGATCACGTCGGCATCGTCGTAGTTCACCGCGATGCCATCGTCATGGGTCAGCGCGAAGTTCATCGCATTGATGCGCCGGTGGTAGGTGTCGAAGTCGACCATGCCGTGGGCCTGGCCGACCCGGTTCAGGCGCGAGCTGGACAGTTCGCGCTCCAGCGGCTCGATGAACGGGGCGAACACATCCAGCATCAGCGCCCCGCTTTCGGCCAGGATCAGGCTCAGGCTCTGGTCCACGCAGGAGTTCACCACGATCGGCCGGACCTGGTAGCGCTCCCCCGCCGCCTGGATCCGGGCACAGGCTTCGCGGGCTTTTTCGGGGTCATCGACAAATGACATCCGGTCGGTAATGAAGCTGAACCCGGAGAACTGGGTCAGCAGGCTATGCCCAATGGTTTCAGCGGTGATACCGGTTCCATCGGAAACGTAGAACACCGGACGGATGGTCGACATGCGCGCATTTACCCCCTACGAAGCCTAAAAGGGCCGCCAACACAAGCTTGTGCCGACGGTGGTCTGCCCGGCATCATATCGGCTTCTTCCTACGGACGCGGCCATCCAAGCCCGCCTCGGGCGATGGCCAAACGGAGCATCGCGCTTGAACGAGAACATCCTGTGGTTGCACGAACTGCGTCTGGCCGACCTGGCCCGCGTAGGCGGCAAGAATTCCTCGCTGGGCGAGATGATCGGCAACCTGGCCGGTCTGGGCGTCTCCGTTCCTGGAGGTTATGCGACCACGTCTGAAGCCTTCAAGGACTTCATCGCACATAACGACCTGTCCAAGCGCATCTTCGACAAACTGGCCACGCTGGACGTCGAGGACGTCACCGCGCTGACCGCGGCCGGCAAGGAAATCCGGAGCTGGGTGATCGACGCGCCGCTGCAGCCGCAGCTGGACCAGGACATCCGCAGCGCCTACGCCAAGCTGAGCGCCGACAACGGTGGCGGCGATGTGGCCGTAGCCGTGCGTTCTTCGGCCACCGCCGAAGATCTGCCCGATGCCTCCTTCGCCGGTCAGCAGGAGACCTTCCTCAACGTCACCGGTGCCGACGATGTCGTGCACAAGGTCAAGGAAGTGTTCGCCTCGCTGTACAA contains these protein-coding regions:
- a CDS encoding pyruvate, water dikinase regulatory protein; translation: MSTIRPVFYVSDGTGITAETIGHSLLTQFSGFSFITDRMSFVDDPEKAREACARIQAAGERYQVRPIVVNSCVDQSLSLILAESGALMLDVFAPFIEPLERELSSSRLNRVGQAHGMVDFDTYHRRINAMNFALTHDDGIAVNYDDADVILVAVSRAGKTPTCIYLALHYGVRAANYPLTDEDLESDRLPPRLRNYRRKLFGLTIDPDRLQQIRQERRPNSRYANLDTCKREVAAAEVMFQMERIPTLSTTHTSIEEISSKVLGTLGLQRELY